The nucleotide sequence GTGTAGTGATCTCCCGCTCCTCATCGGTCATGGCATATTCATAGGCTTCTTCCAGATGCTCGACCATCCGTTGGGCGCTCATGCTACCCCATTTCGGTTTGGTGTCTTCCTTCAATTTGGCCAAGGCCTTTGTGAGATTCTTCGCGCTCACTTCCATGAATGGACTTTTCTTCTGTACCATGGTCAGTATGGTCGCTACAGCCACGAGTTCATCGTCTGTATCGAATACCTCCACAAACCACTTGACAATGCCCGATGGATGTTCCTTCCCTTTAGCATCACGCTCCCGCTTCTCCTTACAGGTCAGACGCACATAGAGCGTGTCGTTGTGGTAGATCGGTCGAGTGAAGCGGCAGTCTTCCAGACCATAGTTGGCTGCTACTGGTCCTTTATTGGGATAGACGAAGAGCCCGGCTGCCATCGAGATGATGAAATATCCATGGGCCGTCCGCTTCTCAAAAATGCTTCCATCCAGACTCGTGATATCGGTATGGGCATAGAAGTGATCCCAGGTTAGATTGGCGAAGTTGATGATGTCTGTATCGGTGACCGTCCGCTTGTGGGTCTTCAGGCTCATGCCCGGTCGGATGTCCTCGAAATGATAGGCAAAAGGATGTTTCTCGGCCTCCTTATAGGCTGCATTGGCCTGGTAGATTCCTGTGACTTCAGATAAGGTGGTCGGAGATCCTTGAATGGCGCAGCGTTGCAGATAGTGTTTGACACCGCGCACACCGCCCATTTCTTCTCCACCGCCTGCTCTTCCAGGGCCACCATGGACCAGGGTCGGTAGGGGAGAACCGTGACCGGTACTTTGCTTGGCAGAATCCCTGTTGAGGATCAGGATACGGCCGTGATGACTTGCTGCTCCAATGGTGAATTTTCTCGCTATGCTATCATCTGCTGTAGTGATGGAGCAGACCAATGATCCTTTCCCCATCTTGGCCAACTCGATGGCGTCATCGATTCCATTGTAGGGCATCAAGGTACTCACCGGACCGAATGCCTCTACCTCATGAACGGCCCTATTTGTATGGGGGTTCTTTTCCAGCATAAGGATAGGAGAGAGGAATGCACCTTTCTCAGCATCAGCACCGATGGTCTCAACTTTCTGAGGGTCTCCATAGACGATCTCTCCGGTAGCAGTGATCTCTGCTACCCGCTCTCTGACCTCGGCCACCTGGTCCATACTGGCCAGGGCACCCATGCGCACCTGCTCATGGGTGGGGTCACCGATGGTGACCTTGCCGAGGGCCTTGCCCAAGGCAATCTGTACATCCTCGACCAGGTTCTCAGGAACAAATATCCTGCGGATAGCGGTACATTTCTGTCCGCACTTCACGGTCATCTCCTTGCGCACCTCCTTGATGAATATGTCGAACTCGGGAGTACCAGGTACCGCATCCTCTCCCAGCACGGTGCAATTGAGAGAATCGGCCTCCATATTGAAGGGTACGGATTCTTCGATGATCCGCGCATTGGACTTCAGCATTCGCCCTGTAGTGGCGGATCCTGTGAAGGTGACCACGTCTTGAGACTCCACTGTGTCCAAGATGCTATGAGCAGAGCCACAGATCAATTGAAGTGCCCCTTCTGGTAGAATTCCACTGGCGATGATCTCACGCACGACAGCTTCGGTCAGGTAACTCGTTTGAGTGGCGGGTTTCACGACAGCTGGGACTCCTGCCATCCAGTTCACAGCGCATTTCTCGAGCATGCCCCATACCGGGAAGTTGAAGGCGTTGATGTGGATGGCCACACCTTCTTTGGGTACCATGATGTGATGACCCATGAATGACCCTCCTCGACTCAGGTCGATGGGTTCTCCATCCACATGATAGGTCTGATTTGGGAAGTTCCTGCGCAGAGAAGCATTGGCAAAGAGGTTGCCGAATCCCCCTTCGATATCTATCCAAGAATCGACTTTGGTCGCACCGGTCTTGTAGCTGATCTCATAGAACTGGTCTTTGCGCTTGGTGAGATAAAGTGCGAGTTTCTTCAGCATGACTCCTCGTTCCCAAAAAGTCATCTTGCGCAGCGCTTCTCCATGATCTCGTCCGTATTGCAGGATGTCTCCAAAGTCCAATCCCTTGGTGGTAGCCGTAGCCACGAGCTCACCATTCACGGCATTGTGAAGCGGTGTTCCATCTCCATCTCCGGGAGTCCAGTTGCCGAGTACGTAGTTTTCTAGTTTCATATCAATTAAAATGTGAATGAAAATCTAAATCAAAATGACACGGATCGTCTTTTGTCATAATGAGCCGATCATTTTGATTCTCATTTTGATTTTGATTGATGCCCATGTTTTTTCTGAGCATTCAATATCATTCGAGCACTTATCGCCATTAATTCCGAGACTTCTTCCAGGAGTACATTGATCTCATTCGAAGATTCACCGTGGTCCAATATCTTGAGATTCACTCTGCACTCCCTGAGTTCCTTGTGAACTAAGCTCATCTTGAAAATGAAGTCTTTCGGAGTCAGCGTTCCTTGTGCTTCTCCATAGTTCAAGGCAGCTCCCCCTGATGATCGGAGTAATTGATGCCCATAGTACTTATTGACATCTGATTTCTCGATTCTCATATACCAGAGTTTCACTTCCCCGGCAAAACGAACCAATCGATCTTCATAATTGTAGATATTCTCGGTGAAATCGCTGACGTTCAGAGTCTCGGTCGAATCAACCAGAGTATCATATAGCTTTTCCTCTTCCATTTTCAGTCAAATTCTCATTTAGATTTTGATTCAATAGAATGTCTTCTTGTCCTTGGCCATCATCCTCAACAAGCCACAGCATCTATAACGCGGATCATGGTAATGATCAAATAGGGTATCCAATCGCTCGACCACCGTAGATATCCCGATCTCATCAGCCCATGCGAGTAGTCCTTTGGGGTAGTTGACACCTTTGGTCATAGCCGTCTCGACATCTTCTTTGGATGCAATGCCGTACATCACAGCATCAGCAGCTTCATCGATCAGCAGTGCGACTATGCGGTCTACGATCTCTTTGCCCAGAGTCTCATCGGTCTTGGGTCGAGGCAAAGAGTTGCTCTCGGAGTAATCATAGTATCCTCTACCTGACTTCCGTCCGAGATAACCCGCTTCAGCGAGTCTTTTCTGTGTGAATGCGGGCTTATAACGCGGGTCATAATAGAATGCCTCGAAAACAGACTCGGTCACGGCATAGTTCACATCATTTCCGATGAAATCCATCAACTCAAAGGGTCCCATGCGGAATCCTCCGATCTCCTTCATGGCCCAATCGATGGTGGCGTAATCCGCGATTCCTTCTTCAGCGATGCGTAATGCCTCGGAGTAGAAAGGACGGGCCACCTTGTTGACAATGAAACCCGGTGTGTCCTTGGCTATGACCGTTAGCTTGTCCCATGAGTCGATGATCGTACGCGCTTTGGTACTTGTTGATTCGCTGGTCTGTACTGCAGGAATGATCTCTACCAACTTCATCAAGGGTACTGGATTGAAGAAATGGATTCCAATGAATCGCTCAGGCTGTTGGCATGACGATGCGAGAGATGCTATACTCAGCGAGGAGGTATTACTTGCAATGATGCAGTCATCTGAAACAATGGATTCTACTTGCTGGAAGACGGACTTCTTGATCTCCAGATCCTCGATGATCGCTTCGATGACAAGATCACACTCTGCGAAGGACTGCATGGAATTCACGTAGTCGATCTTGGATTGGATATCCGTCTTCTTACTCTCGTCCATTCTACCTTTCTCTATCAACCTGGAAAGGAGCTTCTCTAATTTGCCTTGGCTGATATCCAGTGCATCCTGCCGAGTATCGAATAGCCTGACATTCCAGCCATACGTGGCTGCCACTTGGGCAATTCCACTCCCCATGGTGCCAGAGCCGATGATTCCGATGGTCATAGTCGTGATTCGTTATGGTGCGAAGGTATCTCTTCCACTAGATGAGCTCGATGGTGCGTGCGTGCTCTTGTGCTTCCTGCATATCTCCGACCAGATAGATTGGCCGATTCTTATGTGCCAAGATCAGCTCCTTGACTCGGTCGGTCCGCTTCACATGATCCACTGCCCGTATGTAGATAGCCTGGATCTGTTCTGGAAATTCTTTAGCTATATGCAAGTAGATATCGGCATCCAATTCGGCCGCATCGCCCAGCAAGATGAAGGGTAGATGGGGGTACATCTTGAGGATCTGTACGACATGCTTATACTTGGCTCCTTCAAGGAAAGGATGAGCCTTCTTCATAGTTTTAAGACCGAAATCGCGCAATAGAAGCGTCCCCTCAGGAAATGAGTGGTGTTGCAGGAAGGTGCTGAGGTACTCGTGCAGATTCCATGGGCTATTGGACACGTAGAAGACCGGATTCTGTTCTTTGGCAGTGGGTCCTTTGTGAAGTGCTGAGTAGAATCCAGCCGCTCCATTCAATGCTTTACGTTCGTAACTATGAGCGGCTACACTATTGACCATTAACCGCCATTTGAAGCGACTGCTTACTCCTGTATGGATGACGGTGTCATCCACATCGGATATGATTCCGAATCGAGCATTTTTTCCAGGTTGCATGACCCGGGTCAGGATATTGAAAGGGTCCTGTCCTGCAAGGCTTAGAGAGAACTCGACCGGTAGCCACTGCATGCTTTCTGGGCGCTCTTCGAAATCATGGCTATCATCGATTTCTACATACCCTTCTCGGTCACTGATCAACTCTATCCTTTTTTCCTTCAATGTGGCCCTGACCAGCACATCGGACCATTCATCGCTTTCAAATCGCTTGAAACTATTCCAGATGTTGCGCAGTTTTCCATCATCCTCAGTGTAGGCGATCCCCTCATCTTCGAGCACCCGGGCCCGACAGATCATCTGGGTATCATTAGCATATCCACCGAAGGGCATGATGTGAACTGGGTCTTTTTTGTCGAGGATACGGGAGATGAATCGCATGGTCAGAAGGAAATCACCGTAAACACTTGAAATAGTCGAATGGCTCCAGGCAGTCATTGCATTGGAAGAGGGCTTTACAGGCTGTAGAACCGAAAGCTGAGACCAATTTGGTGTCCGTGGATTTACAACGGGGACACGGTACCTGGTTCCCTGTACCCGTCAAAGCGGCTTTATCGGCCGACTCATCCAGCGGTGCAGCTATGCCATACTCTTCCAGTTTTCGCTTCCCTTCTTCGCTCATATCATCCGTGGTCCAAGCGGGTGATAGGACTAGCTTTACTACTGCCTCGAATCCATTGCGTGCAAAGGCGGTTTTGAGATCATCCGAGATCGTGTCCATGGCTGGACAACCTGAATAGGTAGGAGAGATGTGCAATAGGATCTTCTTCCCATCGCGCTCGACCTTGCGCATGATACCCAAGTCGATTACGGTCAACACCGGGACCTCCGGGTCATGGACGGTATCTAGGATGGACCTGATCTCAGGTTCGATATGTTCAATAGTCGATTTCACTCCTTTGCTACGTATTGCTGAGATAGAGGAGGAGCCGTAGGAATTCGAAGTGGGTGGTCCGAATAACAGTCAA is from Flavobacteriales bacterium and encodes:
- a CDS encoding DUF2183 domain-containing protein — encoded protein: MRFISRILDKKDPVHIMPFGGYANDTQMICRARVLEDEGIAYTEDDGKLRNIWNSFKRFESDEWSDVLVRATLKEKRIELISDREGYVEIDDSHDFEERPESMQWLPVEFSLSLAGQDPFNILTRVMQPGKNARFGIISDVDDTVIHTGVSSRFKWRLMVNSVAAHSYERKALNGAAGFYSALHKGPTAKEQNPVFYVSNSPWNLHEYLSTFLQHHSFPEGTLLLRDFGLKTMKKAHPFLEGAKYKHVVQILKMYPHLPFILLGDAAELDADIYLHIAKEFPEQIQAIYIRAVDHVKRTDRVKELILAHKNRPIYLVGDMQEAQEHARTIELI
- the paaJ gene encoding phenylacetate-CoA oxygenase subunit PaaJ, which codes for MKSTIEHIEPEIRSILDTVHDPEVPVLTVIDLGIMRKVERDGKKILLHISPTYSGCPAMDTISDDLKTAFARNGFEAVVKLVLSPAWTTDDMSEEGKRKLEEYGIAAPLDESADKAALTGTGNQVPCPRCKSTDTKLVSAFGSTACKALFQCNDCLEPFDYFKCLR
- a CDS encoding 3-hydroxybutyryl-CoA dehydrogenase produces the protein MTIGIIGSGTMGSGIAQVAATYGWNVRLFDTRQDALDISQGKLEKLLSRLIEKGRMDESKKTDIQSKIDYVNSMQSFAECDLVIEAIIEDLEIKKSVFQQVESIVSDDCIIASNTSSLSIASLASSCQQPERFIGIHFFNPVPLMKLVEIIPAVQTSESTSTKARTIIDSWDKLTVIAKDTPGFIVNKVARPFYSEALRIAEEGIADYATIDWAMKEIGGFRMGPFELMDFIGNDVNYAVTESVFEAFYYDPRYKPAFTQKRLAEAGYLGRKSGRGYYDYSESNSLPRPKTDETLGKEIVDRIVALLIDEAADAVMYGIASKEDVETAMTKGVNYPKGLLAWADEIGISTVVERLDTLFDHYHDPRYRCCGLLRMMAKDKKTFY
- a CDS encoding four helix bundle protein gives rise to the protein MEEEKLYDTLVDSTETLNVSDFTENIYNYEDRLVRFAGEVKLWYMRIEKSDVNKYYGHQLLRSSGGAALNYGEAQGTLTPKDFIFKMSLVHKELRECRVNLKILDHGESSNEINVLLEEVSELMAISARMILNAQKKHGHQSKSK
- the paaZ gene encoding phenylacetic acid degradation bifunctional protein PaaZ: MKLENYVLGNWTPGDGDGTPLHNAVNGELVATATTKGLDFGDILQYGRDHGEALRKMTFWERGVMLKKLALYLTKRKDQFYEISYKTGATKVDSWIDIEGGFGNLFANASLRRNFPNQTYHVDGEPIDLSRGGSFMGHHIMVPKEGVAIHINAFNFPVWGMLEKCAVNWMAGVPAVVKPATQTSYLTEAVVREIIASGILPEGALQLICGSAHSILDTVESQDVVTFTGSATTGRMLKSNARIIEESVPFNMEADSLNCTVLGEDAVPGTPEFDIFIKEVRKEMTVKCGQKCTAIRRIFVPENLVEDVQIALGKALGKVTIGDPTHEQVRMGALASMDQVAEVRERVAEITATGEIVYGDPQKVETIGADAEKGAFLSPILMLEKNPHTNRAVHEVEAFGPVSTLMPYNGIDDAIELAKMGKGSLVCSITTADDSIARKFTIGAASHHGRILILNRDSAKQSTGHGSPLPTLVHGGPGRAGGGEEMGGVRGVKHYLQRCAIQGSPTTLSEVTGIYQANAAYKEAEKHPFAYHFEDIRPGMSLKTHKRTVTDTDIINFANLTWDHFYAHTDITSLDGSIFEKRTAHGYFIISMAAGLFVYPNKGPVAANYGLEDCRFTRPIYHNDTLYVRLTCKEKRERDAKGKEHPSGIVKWFVEVFDTDDELVAVATILTMVQKKSPFMEVSAKNLTKALAKLKEDTKPKWGSMSAQRMVEHLEEAYEYAMTDEEREITT